In Aegilops tauschii subsp. strangulata cultivar AL8/78 chromosome 3, Aet v6.0, whole genome shotgun sequence, one genomic interval encodes:
- the LOC109771528 gene encoding protein FAR1-RELATED SEQUENCE 5-like, translating into MVQTSARVGDGTSDVVSSCDVQSARHSGPASANTTIRVGWKCRPRGPSAADERAVVADRVPPLEAAIRGFADRGTVAVVNPVLGTIFDSLAEAYEFYNLYSWEVGFGIRYGKSRQNVNGTKCMQEIVCGRAGKPERENSSSMRSNCAAMLRLHRTDDGGWYVSENRASHNHELLRTCAEKLHWPSHRHIDTYTRDLVKQLRQNNVNLGKVYTIIWSLFGRMENAPFTKRCLRTFCGKLSKEQADDDVRKTMDAFSELGSNDPEFSYVVEVDKESKIKTLLWTNGRSKMQYHNFGDVITFDTTYKTNLYDMPFGLFVGVNNHFQSIIMGGVMMREETIESFKWVFTEFIRLMGGKPPKTVLTDQARAMEVAIQQTMSDTTHRWCKWHVLRKAKDHLGPHYTKSSDFRAALHKVVNEMLTVDEFEAAWAELLDKYKLHNNTFLIQIFEVRHKWAKPYFSGKFCAKQTSTQRSESANHLLKGYIPPACPMNLFVKQYNKLQFDREAEEGFQEKRTRLGGIVLRYNYPLEEHASQVYTRTMYEMFGQALYRSGRYDVEEFERGICWGT; encoded by the exons ATGGTTCAGACGTCGGCACGGGTCGGCGACGGGACGTCGGACGTCGTCTCGAGCTGCGACGTGCAGTCCGCACGTCACAGCGGCCCAGCTTCGGCGAACACCACCATCCGCGTAGGCTGGAAGTGCAG GCCAAGAGGTCCTAGTGCTGCAGACGAGAGGGCTGTAGTAGCTGATCGTGTGCCGCCACTGGAAGCTGCTATTCGAGGGTTCGCTGATAGGGGGACGGTGGCGGTCGTGAACCCGGTGCTTGGCACTATTTTTGATTCGCTGGCAGAGGCGTATGAATTCTACAATCTATATTCATGGGAGGTCGGCTTTGGGATTCGTTACGGCAAGAGCAGGCAAAATGTCAATGGGACGAAGTGTATGCAAGAGATTGTGTGCGGCCGCGCT GGCAAACCAGAAAGGGAGAACAGCTCGTCGATGAGGAGCAATTGCGCCGCCATGCTTCGGTTGCACCGGACAGATGATGGTGGGTGGTATGTATCTGAAAATCGCGCCTCCCACAACCATGAATTGCTACGGACATGTGCTGAGAAGCTGCATTGGCCATCACACCGGCACATTGACACATACACAAGAGATCTCGTGAAACAGTTGCGCCAAAACAATGTAAATCTGGGGAAGGTATACACCATCATTTGGAGCCTGTTTGGGCGGATGGAGAACGCCCCATTCACAAAGAGGTGCCTTAGGACTTTCTGTGGGAAGCTTAGCAAGGAGCAGGCGGATGATGATGTGCGGAAGACCATGGATGCATTCTCTGAGCTCGGGTCAAATGATCCGGAGTTTTCATATGTTGTTGAGGTTGATAAGGAAAGCAAGATAAAAACCCTGTTGTGGACCAATGGTAGAAGTAAGATGCAGTACCACAATTTCGGGGATGTCATAACGTTCGATACTACATACAAGACAAATCTATACGACATGCCTTTTGGGCTGTTCGTGGGGGTGAACAATCACTTCCAGAGTATCATCATGGGCGGGGTAATGATGAGAGAGGAAACGATCGAGAGTTTCAAATGGGTATTCACAGAATTCATCAGGCTGATGGGTGGCAAACCTCCGAAAACGGTACTAACAG ATCAAGCGCGCGCGATGGAGGTGGCTATACAACAAACGATGTCGGATACTACACATCGCTGGTGCAAGTGGCATGTGCTAAGGAAGGCGAAGGACCACCTTGGGCCGCATTACACGAAAAGCAGTGATTTCAGGGCTGCGCTGCACAAGGTTGTCAATGAGATGCTCACTGTAGACGAGTTTGAAGCAGCTTGGGCTGAGCTGCTAGACAAATACAAGCTCCACAACAACACGTTCCTGATCCAGATTTTCGAGGTTCGCCACAAGTGGGCGAAGCCTTATTTTAGTGGGAAATTCTGTGCGAAGCAAACCAGTACGCAAAGAAGCGAAAGTGCAAACCATTTGTTGAAAGGCTACATCCCGCCTGCATGCCCCATGAACCTTTTTGTGAAGCAATACAACAAACTGCAGTTTGACCGAGAAGCCGAAGAAGGTTTCCAAGAGAAAAGAACGAGGCTG GGCGGGATAGTTCTCCGATACAACTACCCTTTGGAGGAGCATGCAAGCCAGGTATATACACGGACGATGTACGAAATGTTCGGCCAGGCTTTGTATCGGTCTGGTCGGTATGATGTTGAAGAATTTGAGCGAGgcatctgttggggaacgtag